The genomic window AATAACTTCTTCAGGAAAGATACATGGGTGGAATATTTCTTGAGCTCTTACACACATAAGAATATATTTCTGCTGCCACAACTCATAAACTCCTCTTTCATCTTCAGCCACTTTTGCATTTCTGCAAGTTGGAGACTTCCAAAGagtttcagaaacaaaataagtaCTGATAAAAGAAGGGGCTTTGATGAAGGTCATATCCCTAAGCATCTCAGAAGTCGGAGCCTTGTGCAGGAGAGGGACTATCAGGCTATTTGGCTGGAACTTTGGACTCCATATCTTGAACGTAGGGGTAAGATGTCTGAGTGGCTAGAAACatgctctctttccttttttttttttttttttttttttttgggtgttgagctgtTTATTTACAAAGTGAGGGCAGGCTCTTCAGGGGCTGGTGGACCCAGGCCGCTGCTTTTTTCTCCGTCTGGTTTGGAGAGCCCCCTGGGTCCGCTCCAAATCAGGGAGCTTCCGCTTGGCAGCTGCCTCCAAGGAGGCCCAAAGTtcatctgtctctgtgtcttccaGGGGTGCCTTTTTGGGCTCCTGGGGCTCTTGCGGCTCATCCTCCCAGTTATCCCTGCCTGACAGGAGAAGGCAGTTCAGTTGAGACTTCAGATAAACCTTATGCTCTAGGCCCCGTGGATTCCGGATCCTGTGTACCCTCAAGACTCTGTCCAAGCCACAGGAGGCCAGCAGGGGCTTTGAAGGGTGGCACTATAATCCTCGGACACTGCCCGCCAACCCCTTCAGACAGCCCAGTAAGCGCCCTTGCCGAAGGTCGATTTCTGCCAGCTGCCCGTGAGTGTTCCCTATGATCACTGAATTGGCCCCAGGAGTGAGGGTCATGGCCGTAAGTGGGTACTCTCCATAGGTGGCCTCTAGGACTGGCCGGCGCTGGGGGGAGGCTGGATCATAGACACGGACCTGGTGGTACCCTGTGCAGGTGACAAGCTTCTGAGACTCAGGCAGGAACTGTATGTCCTGATCCCAGATGGGAAACCGCAGGTCAAGCCAGTCATTCCGGACGTTCTTGGCCCTGAACACAGGCTCCTCAGACCCCTGTAGGTCCCACACCTTCAAAGCATTCTCTTTCCCACCCGTGGCAACCACATGGGGGTGTGCCAGGTCTTGGCGCATCCTACACACCCCAGGACCCACACTCAGTTCCAGGAGTGGGTCAGAAGATGCCTCTTTGTCACTGTCACGCCAGACTTGGACAATCCCAGAATCCACACATGTGATAAGGGTGCCGTCGACCTGGGCGAGGCCTCGTAACGTGCCCTCTCCGCCAGGGCAGTGCTTCTGGCCCTGGAATCGGCCTTCCTCGGTGCTGAAGTACCTCACCGTTCTGTCGACGCAACCCACCAGGATCTGAGTCTCGCCTCCAGCGCCCCAGCACAGGGCGCTCACCGCCTCCTCGCGCCGCGGCTGTCCCACCGCCGTGAAGTTTGCCGCCTGTTTGAGCTGAAGGTTCACCCCTTTCAGGATCCCGGTCTCCGTGCCCACCCACACATGATTCCAGCGTGCCCCTGCAGCCGCCAtaacctctccttccttttttgatGGGTTGTTTTATTTCACAGTGtctgaatcatttttctttcttgcctggACACACTAGAATAGGAGTATTTCCTCCAGGAAACTCACATTAGTTTGAGTGGTATCATTGAATGATCTCCATTTTTGCCGATCTGACAGTGTCAAAAGAAGGGCAAAAAGGAATGAATCGAGTATGGATATCTGAACTTTTTCACTGGTTTTAAAGTTATTCCtttatgaggtgcctgggtgactcagtcagttaagcctctgactcttggtttcagctcagatcatggtctcagggttgtgagatcaagcccccctt from Lutra lutra chromosome 15, mLutLut1.2, whole genome shotgun sequence includes these protein-coding regions:
- the LOC125086441 gene encoding LOW QUALITY PROTEIN: WD repeat-containing protein 74-like (The sequence of the model RefSeq protein was modified relative to this genomic sequence to represent the inferred CDS: substituted 1 base at 1 genomic stop codon) produces the protein MAAAGARWNHVWVGTETGILKGVNLQLKQAANFTAVGQPRREEAVSALCWGAGGETQILVGCVDRTVRYFSTEEGRFQGQKHCPGGEGTLRGLAQVDGTLITCVDSGIVQVWRDSDKEASSDPLLELSVGPGVCRMRQDLAHPHVVATGGKENALKVWDLQGSEEPVFRAKNVRNDWLDLRFPIWDQDIQFLPESQKLVTCTGYHQVRVYDPASPQRRPVLEATYGEYPLTAMTLTPGANSVIIGNTHGQLAEIDLRQGRLLGCLKGLAGSVRGLXCHPSKPLLASCGLDRVLRVHRIRNPRGLEHKVYLKSQLNCLLLSGRDNWEDEPQEPQEPKKAPLEDTETDELWASLEAAAKRKLPDLERTQGALQTRRRKKQRPGSTSP